From Bifidobacterium longum subsp. longum JCM 1217, one genomic window encodes:
- a CDS encoding ATP-binding protein has translation MGTTESNVDHAASGQTVAGDSGELTFTYAQDRFASEGKDWESPVVTNMAASVSADAGNVPAGSITNTGTNNTFTSTTESSLATLLSNQCPFVIKATIFEGNGKNAIRERHTFTGSVLRQLDQASALLNGINESGQYPAIALREALVNALEHRDYTYSGPTLINIFDSRLEIVSLGGLTDGLEINDLLNGVCQPRTPRLAELFADLGLCENCGTGIQRIMDAYAQSAVSPQLRVGPTSVAMVLPIPVSAEAASSHRTDADASAAPSTTDEAQHAKMYSFPTIQRMTDNAADALAGARIIGCAPLQTLILGSGFGERPDGDDQASTRPLDTATLEPSPQTLEQFTLNFLAFRGVKLSRKTMQKALGLNKDQMTQLLDQLELSGKIERHTHAKSTTYSLAHASGR, from the coding sequence ATGGGGACAACGGAGAGCAACGTAGATCACGCCGCATCGGGCCAGACCGTCGCAGGCGATAGCGGTGAGCTCACTTTCACATACGCACAGGATCGTTTTGCCAGTGAAGGCAAGGATTGGGAAAGCCCGGTTGTGACCAACATGGCTGCATCCGTCTCTGCCGATGCCGGTAATGTCCCCGCCGGCAGCATCACCAACACCGGCACCAACAACACCTTCACCAGCACCACCGAATCGTCGCTTGCCACCCTGCTGTCCAACCAATGCCCGTTCGTTATCAAGGCCACCATTTTCGAGGGCAATGGCAAAAACGCCATTCGCGAACGTCACACATTCACCGGCTCGGTGCTGCGCCAGCTCGACCAAGCCAGCGCCCTGCTGAACGGCATCAACGAATCCGGCCAATACCCGGCCATAGCCCTGCGCGAAGCATTGGTCAACGCACTGGAACATCGCGATTACACGTACTCCGGCCCCACACTGATCAATATCTTCGATTCCCGCTTGGAAATCGTGTCGCTCGGCGGCCTGACCGATGGTTTGGAAATCAACGATCTACTCAACGGCGTATGCCAGCCACGCACCCCGCGTTTGGCTGAATTGTTCGCCGATTTGGGCCTCTGCGAGAACTGCGGTACCGGCATTCAACGCATTATGGACGCCTACGCGCAGAGCGCGGTCAGTCCGCAACTGCGCGTGGGCCCCACTTCGGTGGCAATGGTACTGCCTATCCCTGTATCGGCCGAGGCCGCGTCCTCGCATCGGACCGATGCCGATGCTTCCGCCGCGCCCAGCACCACTGACGAAGCACAGCATGCCAAAATGTACTCATTCCCCACGATTCAGCGCATGACGGATAACGCCGCAGATGCTTTGGCCGGCGCACGCATCATCGGCTGCGCGCCACTGCAGACGCTGATTCTCGGCAGTGGATTCGGCGAACGCCCGGACGGTGACGATCAGGCCAGTACCCGCCCGCTTGATACGGCAACGCTGGAACCGTCGCCTCAAACGTTGGAACAGTTCACGCTCAATTTCCTCGCGTTCCGCGGTGTGAAGCTCAGCCGTAAAACCATGCAGAAAGCGCTTGGCCTGAACAAGGATCAGATGACGCAGCTCTTGGACCAGCTGGAGTTGAGCGGCAAGATCGAACGTCATACGCACGCCAAGTCCACTACGTATTCGCTGGCACATGCCTCAGGACGGTAG
- a CDS encoding ABC transporter ATP-binding protein — MPRAIIEVRNLRKEYPVEDETVVALDRVNLSIPQGQICCIFGESGSGKSTLLNQLAGMEKPTRGGVRIGGVPVSKLDERELAAFRQKHLGFVFQSYNLLPNLTALENVAMPLMFRGVPKEQRERAARGVLTRVGLGHRLSHYPRQMSGGQQQRVGIARAFVTKPEVVFADEPTGNLDSKTKTEVMTMICAFAHDFNQTIVLVTHDPQMASYADRIVTLLDGRITSDRLNTDLSRPTVPSTPSAQRTQGVDR; from the coding sequence GTGCCACGAGCAATCATCGAGGTAAGAAACCTACGCAAGGAATACCCCGTCGAGGATGAGACGGTGGTGGCGCTTGACCGTGTCAATCTCAGTATCCCGCAAGGCCAGATCTGCTGCATTTTCGGCGAATCCGGCTCCGGCAAATCCACGCTGCTCAACCAGTTGGCCGGCATGGAAAAACCGACGCGCGGCGGCGTGAGAATCGGCGGCGTACCCGTCAGCAAACTCGACGAGCGTGAGCTGGCGGCCTTCCGCCAGAAGCATCTTGGCTTCGTATTCCAGTCGTACAACCTGCTGCCCAATCTGACCGCGCTCGAAAACGTGGCAATGCCGCTGATGTTCCGCGGCGTGCCCAAGGAACAGCGCGAACGTGCGGCGCGTGGCGTGCTCACAAGGGTCGGTCTGGGACATCGTCTCAGCCATTACCCGCGCCAGATGTCGGGCGGCCAACAGCAGCGCGTCGGCATCGCCCGGGCGTTTGTGACCAAGCCCGAGGTGGTGTTCGCCGATGAGCCGACCGGCAACCTTGACTCCAAAACCAAAACCGAGGTCATGACGATGATCTGCGCATTCGCCCATGACTTCAACCAGACCATCGTGCTGGTCACACACGATCCGCAGATGGCCTCATACGCCGACCGCATTGTCACCTTGCTCGATGGCCGCATCACCAGCGATCGGCTCAACACCGACCTTTCCCGCCCAACTGTTCCGTCCACGCCGTCCGCCCAAAGAACCCAAGGAGTTGACCGATGA
- a CDS encoding COG1361 S-layer family protein has product MKHLSHRTIAIIVALLSTLSLALAVISLPHQAYAVDGTDGTSGTNSTSQGSDGDSAPIAGPVPNIIVTNFTYGGDSVAAGADFNLDFTFQNMGQVAVTNMVITVDGGESFAIAGGTNTFYVDALWGGYAMTQSVPMQALASAKSGAQPVTVNFRYEYVDASARSSSQSDVKISVPISQPDRFEISDPVVPDQVIAGQENTVTMEYVNKGKGDIANVEATMEGEGFDATMKTQYVGNVASGATGTIGYAFTPHASGELKTTLKVTYEDSDGQTKTKEFPLAIPVTDMQPVDDSDMADPNMDQSANQGLPVLVYVVIVVIAVVIIVVIVLLVRRRRKQKAKKNDIDEDWDDWSEGKDDKTDTDVTDGAAADTAPIAPASPASPAGPSHKA; this is encoded by the coding sequence ATGAAGCACCTCTCCCACCGCACCATCGCCATCATCGTCGCGTTGCTCTCCACGCTGTCACTGGCACTTGCCGTCATCTCCCTTCCGCACCAGGCGTACGCAGTCGACGGCACAGACGGCACAAGCGGCACGAACAGTACGTCTCAGGGAAGCGACGGCGATTCCGCGCCAATCGCCGGCCCGGTGCCGAACATCATCGTCACCAACTTCACCTATGGCGGCGATTCCGTGGCCGCCGGCGCCGATTTCAACCTCGACTTCACCTTCCAGAACATGGGTCAGGTGGCGGTGACGAACATGGTCATCACCGTGGACGGCGGCGAGAGCTTCGCCATCGCGGGAGGCACGAACACGTTCTACGTCGACGCGCTGTGGGGCGGTTACGCCATGACGCAAAGCGTGCCGATGCAGGCGCTCGCCTCCGCGAAAAGCGGTGCCCAGCCCGTGACCGTGAACTTCCGATACGAGTATGTGGACGCCAGCGCCCGCTCCTCAAGCCAGTCCGATGTCAAGATTTCCGTGCCGATCAGTCAGCCTGACCGGTTCGAAATCAGTGATCCCGTAGTGCCCGACCAGGTGATCGCCGGTCAGGAAAACACGGTCACGATGGAATATGTGAACAAGGGCAAAGGCGATATCGCCAACGTCGAGGCCACGATGGAGGGCGAAGGTTTCGATGCCACGATGAAAACCCAGTACGTGGGCAATGTGGCTTCCGGCGCCACCGGCACGATTGGTTACGCCTTTACGCCGCACGCGTCAGGCGAGCTGAAGACCACGCTCAAAGTCACGTACGAGGATTCCGACGGGCAGACCAAAACCAAGGAATTCCCGCTCGCCATACCCGTAACCGATATGCAGCCGGTGGATGATTCCGACATGGCCGATCCGAACATGGACCAGAGCGCCAATCAGGGATTGCCGGTGCTGGTGTATGTGGTCATCGTCGTGATCGCCGTGGTCATTATCGTGGTGATTGTGCTGCTCGTGCGTCGCCGGCGCAAGCAGAAGGCCAAGAAGAACGATATTGATGAGGACTGGGATGATTGGTCCGAAGGCAAGGATGATAAGACCGATACCGACGTGACGGATGGTGCTGCGGCAGACACCGCTCCTATTGCACCAGCCTCACCAGCCTCACCGGCCGGCCCGTCCCACAAGGCCTGA
- a CDS encoding ABC transporter permease: MRFGDILRLCRQNLWRRKSRTILTVLGVIVGCCSIVLMVSLGQGINEQNEKMLKSMGDLSIVTVYTNGYAGPMGGGGSSEMGDTKLDDKAVESFRAMSGVSGVTPMMNFPYNVTARAGAGGRYLYDYVQIMGIDMTQFDQMGYKLVGGEKPVKKDQVLAGEWFAYGFMDTLKNGEQRTSTRGGQYSSCTFDQTTGQCEEDQDEDPFFDPLATQISLTTGTNYQGDQYTMNMYGGGGGTGGAGGNTAGQSENVTFDVRASGIVAGDYNKGYATSDGLVMDLQALKELAAKVDPAAAKKATAYNQVLVKAADLKSVPEVESQIKALGYETSSYEDMRKSLEEQSRAIQLILGGIGAVSLLVAAIGIANTMVMSVTERTREIGIMKALGCYVRDIRVMFLAEAGAIGFFGGLVGCVLSGLISLGINVVGALYAGGMSGGMSGGMVSGAGGGSGDGTGGGTSIWTILWQAIVGGENVTRYSVIPWWLFLFVVLFSTLIGLLFGFGPANKAVKIPALDAIKNNE; this comes from the coding sequence ATGCGATTCGGCGACATACTGCGGCTTTGCAGACAAAACCTATGGCGGCGTAAATCCCGTACGATTCTGACCGTGCTGGGCGTTATCGTCGGCTGCTGCTCGATTGTGCTCATGGTCTCTTTGGGCCAGGGCATTAACGAGCAGAACGAGAAGATGCTCAAATCGATGGGCGATCTGTCCATCGTCACCGTGTACACCAACGGTTATGCCGGTCCGATGGGCGGTGGCGGTTCGTCCGAGATGGGCGATACCAAGCTCGACGACAAGGCCGTGGAATCCTTCCGCGCGATGAGCGGCGTATCCGGCGTGACGCCGATGATGAACTTCCCTTATAACGTGACGGCCAGAGCCGGCGCGGGCGGCCGTTACCTCTACGATTACGTGCAGATCATGGGCATCGACATGACCCAGTTCGACCAGATGGGCTACAAGCTCGTCGGTGGCGAGAAGCCGGTCAAAAAGGATCAGGTGCTTGCCGGCGAATGGTTCGCCTATGGTTTCATGGACACCCTGAAGAACGGCGAACAACGCACCAGCACACGCGGCGGTCAGTATTCCTCATGCACGTTTGACCAGACCACCGGCCAGTGCGAGGAAGACCAGGACGAGGATCCGTTCTTCGATCCGCTCGCCACGCAAATCAGTCTGACCACCGGCACCAATTATCAGGGCGACCAGTACACCATGAACATGTACGGCGGCGGTGGCGGCACAGGCGGTGCGGGTGGCAACACCGCGGGTCAGTCGGAAAACGTCACCTTTGATGTGCGGGCTTCCGGCATTGTGGCGGGCGACTACAACAAAGGCTATGCCACCTCCGACGGTCTGGTCATGGATTTGCAGGCGTTGAAGGAACTGGCCGCCAAAGTCGATCCAGCCGCCGCCAAAAAAGCCACCGCCTATAATCAGGTGCTGGTCAAGGCCGCCGACCTCAAGTCCGTGCCCGAAGTCGAATCACAGATCAAAGCGTTGGGCTACGAGACCTCCTCCTATGAAGACATGCGTAAGTCGTTGGAAGAACAGTCGCGCGCGATTCAGCTGATTCTGGGCGGTATCGGTGCGGTTTCGCTGTTGGTTGCGGCCATCGGCATCGCCAACACAATGGTTATGTCCGTAACCGAGCGCACGCGCGAGATCGGCATTATGAAGGCGCTTGGCTGCTACGTTCGTGACATTCGCGTCATGTTTCTTGCGGAGGCCGGCGCGATCGGATTCTTCGGCGGATTGGTCGGCTGCGTGCTGAGCGGACTGATATCGCTGGGCATCAACGTTGTCGGCGCGTTGTATGCGGGCGGCATGAGCGGCGGCATGTCTGGCGGTATGGTCAGCGGTGCAGGCGGGGGCTCCGGCGACGGTACCGGTGGCGGAACATCTATCTGGACCATACTCTGGCAGGCGATAGTTGGTGGCGAGAATGTGACCCGTTATTCGGTGATTCCGTGGTGGCTGTTCCTGTTCGTCGTACTGTTTTCCACGCTGATCGGCTTGCTGTTCGGCTTCGGCCCGGCCAATAAAGCCGTTAAAATCCCGGCCCTAGACGCCATCAAAAACAACGAGTGA
- a CDS encoding 1-deoxy-D-xylulose-5-phosphate synthase, which yields MRSASGNGFDSSDSFAVSGAAERTARLHDIPPSITPSHGDDSHLLSRIASPADVKALAPNELAELCREIRTTLLAYGHQHGGHIGSNLGMVEATVALHRVFDSPRDRIVFDVSHQSYVHKMLTGRAAAYLDPDRFSEVTGFTNPDESKHDQFVLGHTGTSISLACGLAKTRDMEGPNSGIGNVIAVIGDGSLSSGVAFEGLNNAAEQGGNLIIVFNDNEMSIAGDFGGMYGPLARLRASGGTAQPNLFNAFGLDYRYVESGNDVAALVSAFEEVRGIDHPVVVHIHTLKGAGYDSEETHANQQNASTLPVSLDSPTGVHPTDNVNHSEPWHSDHCNLSDHEPHEGQCEASHWQNPDAAIGKPDDPRKHYGKMAMAALEPRFAAEPGLVVISPATPGSNGITHEFRERAGAHYVDTGITESHAVAYAAGIARAGGTPVVATTASFFQRAYDQFFQEMSLNRSRVTVLDFLGGLSGSDNTHSGAYDVTMFSNIPGVTMLVPTSARDYLADLAWATAPAGSADAPAGPAVIRVPGEAILAAERDATLLPVTGGQIADRPQSTSLPVSVSSASGGISAATVRGTVSVTAQRAGVRHMLDWRVNQTGSHVAIIGLGNAYPLAEQTAAALSADYGITATVIDPRQCTSLDSDVLESLRDGHQQVITLEDGQLEGGWGEKVTAYYANHHVSDGSRNPHVLNFGAAKEFTDRVPLGELNERYGLTVEQVTEAITRCF from the coding sequence ATGCGCAGCGCGTCAGGAAACGGATTTGATTCAAGCGATTCCTTCGCCGTCTCCGGCGCTGCCGAGAGGACCGCACGCCTTCACGACATACCCCCGAGCATTACCCCTTCCCATGGCGACGACTCCCATCTGCTGAGCCGCATTGCCAGCCCGGCCGATGTCAAGGCCCTTGCCCCCAACGAGCTCGCCGAACTCTGCCGTGAGATTCGCACCACGCTGCTGGCATATGGCCACCAACACGGCGGTCATATCGGCTCCAATCTGGGCATGGTGGAGGCCACGGTGGCCCTGCACCGCGTATTCGATTCGCCACGTGACCGCATCGTGTTCGATGTATCCCACCAAAGCTACGTGCATAAAATGCTCACGGGCCGCGCCGCCGCCTATCTGGACCCGGACCGTTTCAGCGAGGTGACCGGCTTCACCAATCCGGACGAAAGCAAACACGACCAGTTCGTGCTCGGTCACACCGGTACCTCGATTTCATTGGCTTGCGGTTTGGCGAAAACCCGCGATATGGAAGGCCCGAACAGCGGCATCGGCAATGTGATCGCCGTGATCGGCGATGGTTCGCTGAGTTCGGGCGTGGCGTTTGAAGGACTGAACAACGCGGCTGAGCAGGGCGGCAATCTCATCATTGTGTTCAACGACAATGAGATGTCGATTGCCGGCGATTTCGGTGGCATGTACGGTCCGCTCGCCCGCCTGCGCGCGTCCGGTGGCACCGCCCAGCCGAATCTGTTCAACGCGTTTGGCTTGGATTACCGGTACGTGGAATCCGGCAACGACGTCGCCGCGCTGGTCTCGGCCTTCGAAGAGGTGCGCGGCATCGATCATCCGGTGGTGGTCCATATTCATACGTTGAAGGGCGCGGGATATGACAGTGAGGAGACTCACGCCAATCAACAAAACGCCTCGACCTTACCGGTCTCACTCGACTCCCCCACCGGCGTGCACCCCACCGATAACGTGAACCACAGCGAGCCGTGGCATTCGGATCACTGCAACCTGTCCGACCATGAACCACATGAAGGCCAGTGCGAGGCCTCGCATTGGCAGAATCCGGATGCCGCAATCGGCAAGCCGGACGATCCGCGCAAGCATTACGGCAAAATGGCGATGGCCGCGCTCGAACCGCGTTTCGCCGCCGAGCCAGGACTCGTGGTCATCTCCCCCGCCACGCCGGGCTCGAACGGCATCACCCATGAGTTCCGAGAGCGCGCGGGCGCACATTACGTGGACACGGGCATCACCGAATCGCATGCCGTGGCGTACGCTGCCGGCATCGCACGGGCGGGTGGCACGCCGGTGGTGGCCACCACGGCGTCCTTCTTCCAGCGCGCGTACGACCAGTTCTTCCAGGAGATGAGCCTGAACCGTTCGCGGGTCACGGTACTTGATTTTCTGGGCGGCCTGTCCGGTTCGGACAATACGCATTCCGGCGCATATGACGTGACGATGTTCTCCAATATTCCAGGGGTTACGATGCTGGTGCCGACTTCGGCTCGCGACTATCTGGCTGATCTGGCATGGGCTACCGCGCCGGCCGGTTCGGCGGACGCCCCTGCTGGTCCGGCGGTGATTCGAGTGCCGGGCGAGGCGATTCTGGCGGCGGAACGGGATGCGACGCTGCTGCCGGTGACGGGTGGGCAGATCGCTGACCGCCCCCAGTCAACTTCGCTGCCAGTCTCCGTCAGCTCCGCCAGCGGGGGCATATCTGCCGCAACAGTCCGCGGGACCGTTAGCGTAACGGCTCAGCGTGCCGGTGTGCGTCACATGCTGGATTGGCGGGTCAATCAGACGGGCTCGCACGTCGCGATTATCGGACTGGGCAATGCGTATCCGTTGGCGGAGCAGACGGCCGCCGCATTGTCTGCCGATTATGGCATCACGGCAACGGTTATCGACCCGCGCCAGTGCACGTCGCTGGATTCAGACGTACTGGAGTCGTTGCGTGATGGCCACCAGCAGGTCATCACCCTTGAAGACGGGCAGCTTGAAGGCGGCTGGGGCGAGAAAGTGACCGCATATTATGCGAATCATCATGTCTCGGACGGCAGCCGTAATCCTCATGTGCTGAACTTCGGCGCAGCCAAGGAATTTACCGACCGCGTGCCGCTGGGCGAACTGAACGAACGTTATGGACTAACGGTGGAGCAGGTGACAGAGGCGATCACTCGTTGTTTTTGA
- a CDS encoding zinc-binding dehydrogenase, with product MKAVYASTVNHADPLAALAVGEQPEPQARPFWSTVSVRAVTVNHHDVWSLQGVGLAAEQTPMILGTDAVGILDEDIPGKHGLKAGSEVVLYTFVGTDGAGVAPGERRTILSEKYPGTMAEKTSVPSANVFAKPASLTTAEAAALGTSWLTAYSLLFDAAGIKPGDSVLIQGAGGGVSTAAIQLAHAAGLEVFVTSRDADKRSKALKLGANAALEIGARLPRKVDAVIESVGAATWGHSVRSVRPGGTIAICGATTGDQPGAELTRLFFQDIRVQGCTMGSREDFARLLRFVEHADLHPAIDSVVSGLDAAPEAFARMIAGDMFGKIVIEL from the coding sequence ATGAAGGCCGTATACGCATCCACCGTCAACCATGCCGATCCGCTTGCCGCGTTGGCAGTGGGCGAGCAGCCCGAACCCCAGGCCCGCCCGTTCTGGTCGACCGTTTCGGTGCGCGCGGTGACCGTAAACCATCACGACGTCTGGTCGCTACAGGGTGTGGGTCTCGCCGCCGAACAGACGCCGATGATCCTGGGCACCGATGCCGTGGGCATTCTGGACGAGGACATCCCCGGCAAGCATGGGCTCAAGGCCGGCAGCGAAGTGGTGCTGTACACGTTCGTCGGCACCGATGGCGCGGGCGTGGCCCCGGGCGAGCGCCGCACGATCCTCTCCGAGAAATATCCCGGCACGATGGCCGAGAAGACTTCCGTGCCGTCCGCCAACGTGTTCGCCAAGCCCGCAAGCCTCACCACGGCTGAGGCGGCCGCACTCGGCACCAGCTGGCTGACCGCCTACTCGCTGTTGTTCGATGCCGCCGGCATCAAGCCGGGCGACTCCGTGCTCATTCAGGGCGCGGGCGGCGGCGTGTCCACTGCGGCCATCCAGCTCGCCCATGCCGCCGGTCTGGAGGTGTTCGTCACCTCGCGCGACGCGGACAAGCGCTCCAAGGCGCTGAAACTTGGCGCGAACGCCGCGCTGGAGATCGGTGCCCGCCTGCCGCGCAAGGTCGATGCGGTGATCGAGTCCGTGGGGGCGGCCACATGGGGCCATTCGGTGCGGTCGGTGCGTCCCGGCGGCACCATCGCCATCTGCGGCGCCACCACCGGCGACCAGCCCGGTGCGGAGCTCACGCGACTGTTCTTCCAGGACATTCGCGTGCAGGGCTGCACCATGGGTTCGCGCGAGGATTTCGCCCGGCTGCTGCGCTTCGTGGAGCACGCCGACCTGCATCCGGCGATCGACTCCGTGGTCAGCGGGTTGGACGCCGCCCCCGAGGCGTTCGCCAGAATGATCGCCGGCGACATGTTCGGCAAGATCGTTATTGAGCTGTAA
- the purE gene encoding 5-(carboxyamino)imidazole ribonucleotide mutase, translating to MANESKPEVAVVMGSASDWETMKRACDILDQFGVVYHKQVISAHRTPELMAEFAHNARANGLKAIIAGAGGAAHLPGMIAAQTTLPVIGVPVRSHALSGWDSLLSIVQMPGGIPVATTAVGNSGATNAGLLAVQMLSAFEPELADKLEDYRNELKEKVAESNAQLV from the coding sequence ATGGCAAATGAATCCAAGCCCGAAGTCGCAGTGGTCATGGGATCGGCCAGCGACTGGGAGACCATGAAGCGTGCCTGCGATATTCTCGACCAGTTCGGTGTCGTCTACCACAAGCAGGTCATTTCCGCGCACCGCACGCCCGAGCTCATGGCCGAGTTCGCGCACAATGCCCGCGCCAATGGCCTGAAGGCCATTATCGCCGGTGCCGGCGGTGCCGCCCACCTGCCGGGCATGATCGCCGCGCAGACCACGCTGCCCGTAATCGGCGTGCCCGTGCGCTCCCACGCCCTGTCCGGCTGGGATTCGCTGCTGTCCATCGTGCAGATGCCTGGCGGCATCCCGGTGGCCACCACCGCCGTCGGCAACTCCGGTGCCACCAACGCCGGCCTGCTCGCCGTGCAGATGCTCTCCGCCTTCGAGCCGGAACTGGCCGACAAGCTTGAGGATTACCGTAACGAACTGAAGGAAAAGGTGGCCGAATCCAATGCCCAGCTTGTCTGA
- the purK gene encoding 5-(carboxyamino)imidazole ribonucleotide synthase, whose product MPSLSEETGGRVSMLMPGSTIGIIGGGQLGRMMALSARYMGFRVGVLDPTPNCPTGQVADFQITAEYDDKTAIHDLAVQSDVLTYEFENVDAGAIDEVRGITATPQGTDLLRVTQHRVREKQFINDHGTATAPWRAVNNFDELDAALGDIHYPAVLKTVSGGYDGHGQLVLRSDADLEKIRSRSDRGGGFPPSILEGFVDFAFEASILVSGNGKDFVTFPIVRNEHRNNILHMTIAPAEVSEHVAREAHELAIRLAKGFELAGTLAIELFITKDDQVIVNELAPRPHNSGHYTIEACSMDQFDAHIRGIAGWPLPKPKLLSPAVMVNVLGQHVEPTRALIATHPEWNVHDYGKAEVRHDRKMGHITVLTDDPAKTVADLEATGCWDDLKKKA is encoded by the coding sequence ATGCCCAGCTTGTCTGAAGAAACGGGCGGCCGCGTCTCCATGCTGATGCCGGGCTCGACCATCGGCATCATCGGCGGCGGCCAGCTCGGCCGCATGATGGCTCTGTCCGCCCGCTACATGGGCTTCCGCGTCGGCGTGCTTGACCCAACGCCGAACTGCCCGACCGGTCAGGTGGCCGACTTCCAGATCACCGCCGAGTACGATGACAAAACCGCCATCCATGATCTGGCCGTGCAGTCCGACGTGCTCACCTACGAGTTCGAGAACGTGGACGCCGGCGCCATCGACGAGGTGCGCGGCATCACCGCCACCCCGCAGGGCACCGACTTGCTGCGCGTGACCCAGCACCGCGTGCGCGAGAAGCAGTTCATCAACGACCACGGCACCGCCACCGCACCGTGGCGCGCTGTCAACAACTTCGATGAGCTTGACGCCGCATTGGGTGATATTCATTATCCGGCCGTGCTGAAGACCGTGTCCGGCGGCTACGACGGCCACGGTCAGCTCGTGCTGCGTTCCGACGCCGACTTGGAGAAGATCCGCTCCCGCTCCGACCGTGGTGGTGGCTTCCCGCCGAGCATCCTGGAAGGCTTCGTCGACTTCGCATTCGAGGCTTCGATTCTGGTCTCCGGCAACGGCAAGGACTTCGTCACCTTCCCGATTGTGCGTAACGAGCACCGCAACAACATCCTGCATATGACCATCGCCCCCGCCGAGGTGTCCGAACATGTGGCTCGCGAAGCGCATGAACTGGCGATTCGCCTGGCCAAGGGCTTCGAACTGGCTGGCACGCTGGCCATCGAACTGTTCATCACCAAGGACGATCAGGTCATCGTCAACGAGCTCGCCCCGCGCCCGCACAACTCCGGCCACTACACCATCGAGGCCTGCTCGATGGACCAGTTCGACGCCCACATCCGCGGCATCGCCGGCTGGCCCCTGCCCAAGCCCAAGCTGCTCTCGCCGGCCGTGATGGTCAACGTACTTGGCCAGCATGTGGAACCGACGCGCGCGCTGATCGCCACCCACCCGGAGTGGAATGTGCACGACTACGGCAAGGCCGAAGTGCGCCACGACCGCAAGATGGGCCACATCACCGTGCTCACCGACGACCCGGCCAAGACGGTCGCTGACCTTGAGGCCACCGGCTGCTGGGACGACCTGAAAAAGAAGGCGTGA
- a CDS encoding Fur family transcriptional regulator, giving the protein MVEHIERQTKQKDAIRAALADCEEFISAQDLHRRLEDEGSKIGLATVYRQLNALADAGAADTIRLDGQQLFRLCGDDGHHHHLVCRRCGKTVEIDPPSEAWLRKVADGHGFTVESHTLEVFGLCSDCQKEQKAQKAQKAVSE; this is encoded by the coding sequence ATGGTTGAACATATCGAACGCCAGACCAAGCAGAAGGACGCGATTCGCGCCGCCTTGGCCGACTGCGAGGAGTTCATCTCCGCTCAGGACCTGCACCGCAGGCTGGAGGACGAAGGCTCGAAAATCGGCTTGGCCACCGTATACCGCCAGCTCAACGCCTTGGCCGATGCCGGTGCCGCCGACACGATCCGCCTGGACGGCCAGCAGCTGTTCCGCCTATGCGGCGACGACGGACATCACCACCACTTGGTGTGCAGGCGGTGCGGCAAAACCGTGGAAATCGACCCGCCCAGCGAGGCTTGGCTGCGCAAAGTGGCCGACGGTCACGGCTTCACCGTTGAATCCCACACCTTGGAGGTCTTCGGACTGTGCTCTGATTGCCAAAAGGAGCAGAAAGCGCAGAAGGCTCAGAAAGCAGTGAGCGAATAA